One Mercurialis annua linkage group LG3, ddMerAnnu1.2, whole genome shotgun sequence DNA window includes the following coding sequences:
- the LOC126671282 gene encoding lipid phosphate phosphatase 1-like, producing the protein MTWKNMVSSCFSSLQNFPGFFQQGRMREVDLGAHTIRSHGGKIAKSHMLDWFILVLLGAIEITLYLITPFNRYVGKDMMRDLKYPFKDNTVPTWSVPLYAVLLPIVVFVFVYIRRRDAYDLHHSILGLLFSMLITGVITDSLKVALGYPRPNFFFRCFPDGKEFYDQLGDVICHGKASDIKEGHKSFPSGHASWSFAGLTFLSLYLSGKIQVFDRKGHVAKLCVITLPLLAAALVGVSRIDDYWHHWEDVVAGSLLGLIVATFCYMQFFPAPYHEQGWGPYAYFQALELRSDNTGHANSLNMQTMDAQVINIQLSQNREGFESLDELESGRR; encoded by the exons ATGACTTGGAAGAATATGGTATCATCGTGTTTTTCATCTCTTCAGAATTTTCCAGGTTTCTTTCAg CAAGGAAGAATGAGGGAAGTTGATCTTGGTGCACATACTATTAGATCTCATGGAGGGAAAATTGCAAAGAGCCATATGCTTGATTGGTTTATTTTAGTTCTACTTGGTGCTATAGAGATTACTCTCTATCTCATCACTCCTTTTAATCGGTATGTCGGAAAAGATATGATGCGAGACCTTAAGTATCCTTTCAAAGACAACACTGTGCCTACGTGGTCTGTACCG TTATATGCAGTTCTGCTGCCTATTGTTGTATTTGTTTTCGTGTATATCAGAAGAAGAGATGCTTATGATCTGCATCACAGCATTTTAG GCCTATTGTTTTCGATGTTGATTACTGGTGTCATTACGGATTCTCTTAAAGTTGCACTTGGTTATCCTAGGCCGAACTTCTTTTTTCGTTGTTTTCCGGATGGAAAGGAA TTTTACGATCAGCTGGGAGATGTAATTTGTCATGGAAAGGCTAGTGATATAAAGGAAGGGCATAAGAGTTTCCCAAGTGGCCATGCTTCAT GGTCCTTCGCTGGTTTAACGTTCCTGTCGCTGTACCTATCCGGTAAAATCCAAGTATTTGATCGCAAAGGTCATGTTGCAAAACTGTGTGTAATCACGCTGCCTTTACTTGCTGCTGCTCTTGTCGGCGTCTCCCGCATAGATGACTATTGGCACCACTGGGAGGATGTGGTCGCTGGATCTCTTCTAG GACTCATTGTGGCTACATTTTGCTATATGCAATTTTTCCCAGCTCCATATCATGAACAAG GATGGGGGCCTTACGCATATTTCCAAGCATTGGAGCTGCGTTCAGATAACACAGGGCATGCTAATTCACTTAATATGCAGACCATGGATGCACAAGTAATTAATATACAGCTTAGTCAAAATCGCGAAGGGTTCGAGTCCTTGGACGAATTAGAATCTGGTAGACGATGA
- the LOC126671197 gene encoding uncharacterized protein LOC126671197, with protein MTGETVNPKAYPLADAQLSITILDLVQQAANYKQLKKGANEATKTLNRGISEFVVMAADTEPIEILLHLPLLAEDKNVPYVFVPSKQALGRACGVTRPVIAASVTTNEGSQLRSQIQQLKDAIEKLLI; from the exons ATg ACCGGAGAAACAGTAAACCCTAAAGCATACCCACTTGCAGATGCGCAGTTGTCCATCACCATTCTCGACCTTGTTCAACAAGCTGCTAATTACAAGCAGCTCAAAAAAGGAGCTAATGAAg cTACGAAGACTCTGAATCGCGGTATATCTGAGTTTGTTGTCATGGCTGCTGACACGGAGCCTATCGAAATCCTGCTGCATCTTCCTTTGCTCGCGGAAGATAAG AATGTACCCTATGTATTCGTCCCTTCGAAGCAAGCACTTGGCCGAGCTTGTGGCGTCACGAGACCAGTTATTGCTGCTTCTGTCACAACGAACGAGGGCAGTCAATTACGGTCTCAGATTCAACAACTCAAG GATGCCATTGAAAAGCTATTGATATGA
- the LOC126672782 gene encoding uncharacterized protein LOC126672782, with product MGRLDDISSLSGSQVESQNELSYSDIANMCRLNVTVRKVNANNLAEDILLLWQEHSNMMDFMGTIIVSGDFNDTLSPEERLQGSGYLPSMLAFREFVNNSKLSDLPFQDRLFTWQNSHSRCRIDMCFISTVVRVLWPFMSLAALPGNLSDHVPIYFRSTNAFNCSPKPFCSVEAWWDHNDFANVVEESWVLAYLSAVVFEKEATGDLSTISEKERVVIGSLNSHLWKAEKRVETIWVQKSRLKWIAEGGRDTKFFHTVTSKHYRNNLISSMQVEGNIYYEPNDIIFHIRDFLKSLYSQQDCELFDLSS from the exons ATGGGCAGATTGGATGACATTAGTTCTCTCTCGGGCAGTCAAGTTGAATCCCAAAATGAGCTATCGTACTCGGACATCGCAAACATGTGTCGTTTGAATGTTACGGTAAGGAAGG TTAATGCTAACAATCTTGCTGAAGATATATTGTTGCTTTGGCAAGAGCACAGTAATATGATGGATTTTATGGGTACTATTATTGTTAGTGGGGACTTTAATGATACTTTATCTCCTGAAGAGAGGCTGCAGGGGTCAGGTTATTTACCATCTATGTTGGCTTTTCGAGAGTTTGTCAATAACTCAAAATTGTCAGATTTACCCTTTCAGGATAGATTATTTACTTGGCAAAATTCTCACTCCAGATGCCGCATTGACATGTGTTTTATTTCTACAGTTGTAAGAGTTTTGTGGCCTTTTATGTCTTTAGCTGCTTTACCTGGAAATTTATCTGATCACGTGCCTATTTACTTTCGTTCGACCAATGCTTTTAATTGTAGTCCTAAGCCTTTTTGTTCTGTGGAAGCCTGGTGGGATCACAATGACTTTGCAAACGTTGTTGAGGAAAGTTGGGTTTTGGCAT atctTTCAGcagttgtttttgaaaaagaaGCAACGGGTGATTTGAGTACAATCTCAGAGAAGGAGCGGGTGGTGATTGGTAGCTTAAATTCTCATTTGTGGAAGGCTGAAAAAAGGGTAGAAACTATTTGGGTTCAGAAATCAAGATTGAAGTGGATAGCGGAAGGAGGTCGGGATACTAAGTTTTTCCATACTGTCACATCAAAACACTATAGGAATAACTTGATTTCCTCTATGCAAGTAGAGGGCAATATATATTATGAGCCTAATGATATCATATTTCATATAAGGGATTTCCTTAAATCTCTTTACAGTCAGCAAGATTGTGAGTTGTTTGATCTCTCCAGTTAG